The sequence GAATAAGAACGGGGGGAATTATATTGGAAAGAAAATTATCAAAATCAAAGTTCGATACAAGAAAGCTTGTATCAGTAGGATTGCTTTCTGCAATCTCAATATTTCTAGGTTTATCTGGTTTAGGATTTATTCCTATACCTCCAGTAAAAGCAACTATACTTCATGTGCCAGTAATCATTGGTGCAATACTTGAAGGGCCTTTAGCTGGTGCTTTAGTTGGATTATTCTTTGGCTTATTCAGTATGTATAATGCCTTTGTCACACCAACACCAACTGCTTTTGTATTTTGGAATCCATTAGTAGCTGTGCTTCCTAGAATATTGATAGGACTTGGTAGTTACTATATATACGCAATCATTAACAAAGCTTTAAAAAATAAACTTTCCGGTTTTTCTATAGGCTTTGCAGCAGTATGTGGATCATTAATTAACACTATTGGTGTTTTAGGTCTTGCATATTTTATTTACTTAGACAGATTTGCAAAATCTTTAGGATTAACTGCCTCTGCAGGAGCAAAGGCTATTGCTTGGATAGGTGTTGTTAATGGAATTCCTGAAGCTATAGTTTCAGCAGTTATTACTGTTCCTATAGTTCTTGCAACTAAAAAAGCATTTAAAAGAAAATAAACTTTAGTTATTAATCACCCTCAACTTGTTTGGCATACTAGTTGAGGGTATATTATTATAAAAACAAGAATAACTATTTTAGTTACTTCATTAACTATTGGTTCAAAACATTAATTTAGAAATTATATATTAATTTTAATATTGATGAAAGAAAGGTGAAATTATATGAAAGAAATTAATTTTGTTGATCTGGAAGGCATAAAACTTGGCCATGCGCAGAATCCCAAAGGCGGTACTGGATGCTCAGTAGTTATTTGTGAAGCTGGTGCATCAGGTGGTGTTGATGTAAGAGGTGGTTCGCCCGGAACCCGTGAAACAGATTTACTAAACCCAGTAGAAATGGTAGATAAAATACACGCAGTAGTTTTAGCTGGTGGTAGTGCCTTTGGTCTTGATGCTTCCTCTGGAGTAATGGAATATCTTGAAAAACATGATGTAGGTTTTGATGTTGCTGTCACAAAGGTACCTATAGTTTGCAGCGCTGTACTTTTTGATTTGCCTTGTGGAGACAGCAATTGCCGTCCTGATAAATCTATGGGGTATAACGCCTGCATAAATTCTGAAACCTACAAAGATAATTTAAACGGAAATATAGGTGCTGGTACTGGTGCTACAGTAGGTAAATTTAAAGGTCCTGAATATGCAATGAAAGGTGGCCTTGGCACCTATGCTGTTCAAGTTGGAGATTTGCAAGTAGGTGCTATAGTTGCTGTAAATGCTTTAGGTGATATATATGACTCAGAATCTCAAAGCTTTATAGCCGGCGTACTTAATGACGATAAGACTTGCCTATTAAACACAGAAGAAATAATGATATCACAATATGATAAGGAAAAGAACGTTTTTAAAGGCAACACTACTATAGGTATTATTGTTACAAATGCCAATCTTACCAAGGCTCAAGCAAACAAAGTAGCCTCTATGGCTCATAATGGTTATGGAAGAGCAATAAGACCTGCTCATACCATGTTTGATGGTGATACAATTTTCACTATGGCTACTAATAAAGTGGATGCTGATATGAACGTAGTTGGCCTTCTTGCTGCAAGAGTTATGGAAAAAGCAATCGTAAATGGAGTTAAGGCAGCTGAAACTGCACATAACTTCTTATCATATAATAATTTAAAATAATATATATAGATCTTCAAAATATGTAAGTCAATGCATAACCTATTCTAAGCTTTTTATTTATTTTAGCTGCCTAATTTAGTAAATTTGATTTAAGGAGTGAATTAATATGATATTTGATAATCACATGCATAGCGAAATGTCCTCAGATTCTAAAATGAAAATAGAAGAAATCCTAAAAGTACAAAAAGAAAATAATCTAGGAGTTACAATCACAGAACATGTTGATTGGAATTATCGAAATCCTAATTTATTTAGATGTGATGTAAAAGCTTATTTAAAAGCTTACGAAAAATATAGAAATGACACTTTAAACCTTGGAATTGAAATAGGTCTTGGAGAAGAAATTTTAGACAAAAATATTGAAACTTCAAACAATAATTTTGACCTTGTTTTAGGTTCAATCCATATTGTAAATGACAAAGATATATTCAATGAATTTTTTCAAGAAGGTGTAACCAAACAAGCTGGTTTTGAAGAATACTTCGAATTCACTGCAAAATGCATTGAACTATACGACTGCTTTCAGGTTTTATCTCACTTAGACTACCCTAGTAGATATGCTCCATTTAAAGATCCAGAAATGTATTATGAAGACTTCAGTGATCACATTGACACTGTATTAAGAACTTTGATAAGAAAAGATAAGGTTCTAGAATTAAATACTCGTAGACTTAATGACAAGACTGCTTTCAATAATTTAAATACAATTTTAAAAAGGTATTATGACTTAGGCGGAAGATATATATCCTTAGGATCTGATGCTCATAAGCCACAAGATATCATGAATAATTTTGAAGCAGGATTAACTATGTTAAACTCATTAAATCTTACACCTGTTACCTTTAGAGAGAAAAAGCTTATTCCGCTAAATATTAAATAAAATTTGGTTACTAGTCTATTGTAACAACTATACTCCCCTCCCATCCAAAACGCCGATTTTTCCTATAAATATTTATATATTTTTCTATAAAACTTTATTTATATATTTCTATAAATAAAGTTTTATTTAAATCTATATTTATTTCTTATGAAATTTTAATTATTAAAAAATACTTAAGATAGGATTTGAATTTCAGTTTACAGAATATAGCACTTGATTTATAGTAATATTATACATTTACTTATTCTGTGAAAAGGGAGGACTTAAATTGTACGTTAAGAAATTATCAGAAGATGAAGAGAAATCACTAAAGCAAAGATTTGAAAAGATAAAAGAACTACAAGAAAAAGACATCTGTTTTGGATGTTATAACTTTACTACAGGAGATATATTCCCTGACGATGGATTGATTTTTTACGAGGATGAGAAAGTAAGGTGTCAATTTGAAAAATATCCAAGAGCAACTGGTCAAACAATTATTGTTTCAAAGGAGCATTACGAAGACATTTCTGAAATGCCTCTTGAATTAGGAACTTATATATTAAAAATATCAAATGCGATAATTAATCTTCATAAGGAAATTATTG comes from Clostridium sp. TW13 and encodes:
- a CDS encoding HIT family protein, whose product is MYVKKLSEDEEKSLKQRFEKIKELQEKDICFGCYNFTTGDIFPDDGLIFYEDEKVRCQFEKYPRATGQTIIVSKEHYEDISEMPLELGTYILKISNAIINLHKEIIGAEKVYMCTICDGKRNHLHFQLFPRLKGEPRGYQNFVREEGILMDYKEEVELYKCRMKELML
- a CDS encoding histidinol-phosphatase HisJ family protein, whose protein sequence is MIFDNHMHSEMSSDSKMKIEEILKVQKENNLGVTITEHVDWNYRNPNLFRCDVKAYLKAYEKYRNDTLNLGIEIGLGEEILDKNIETSNNNFDLVLGSIHIVNDKDIFNEFFQEGVTKQAGFEEYFEFTAKCIELYDCFQVLSHLDYPSRYAPFKDPEMYYEDFSDHIDTVLRTLIRKDKVLELNTRRLNDKTAFNNLNTILKRYYDLGGRYISLGSDAHKPQDIMNNFEAGLTMLNSLNLTPVTFREKKLIPLNIK
- a CDS encoding P1 family peptidase, whose product is MKEINFVDLEGIKLGHAQNPKGGTGCSVVICEAGASGGVDVRGGSPGTRETDLLNPVEMVDKIHAVVLAGGSAFGLDASSGVMEYLEKHDVGFDVAVTKVPIVCSAVLFDLPCGDSNCRPDKSMGYNACINSETYKDNLNGNIGAGTGATVGKFKGPEYAMKGGLGTYAVQVGDLQVGAIVAVNALGDIYDSESQSFIAGVLNDDKTCLLNTEEIMISQYDKEKNVFKGNTTIGIIVTNANLTKAQANKVASMAHNGYGRAIRPAHTMFDGDTIFTMATNKVDADMNVVGLLAARVMEKAIVNGVKAAETAHNFLSYNNLK
- a CDS encoding ECF transporter S component, which encodes MERKLSKSKFDTRKLVSVGLLSAISIFLGLSGLGFIPIPPVKATILHVPVIIGAILEGPLAGALVGLFFGLFSMYNAFVTPTPTAFVFWNPLVAVLPRILIGLGSYYIYAIINKALKNKLSGFSIGFAAVCGSLINTIGVLGLAYFIYLDRFAKSLGLTASAGAKAIAWIGVVNGIPEAIVSAVITVPIVLATKKAFKRK